Proteins from a single region of Caloramator sp. E03:
- a CDS encoding thiolase family protein, with product MEKCVIVAYGRSAIAKAIKGTLAAANPVDFGAEVLKGVVKRVPQLDLNDIDDVIVGCAIPEGKMGLNPARNIVIRAGFPVEVPAQTVNRFCASGVQAVAIGASMIMSGLQDVVIAGGVESMSCPVISDNSAYLNEWLLNNTDIYMPMGITAENVAARCGISRERMEQMAVESHAKAAEAVENGLFDDEIIPVTGYDKEGNPVIFKRDECYRKGTNMEVLATLKPCFKEDGLVTAATSSQRSDGASFVVLMSEKKAKELGIKPIASFISFAVEGLDPAYMGLGPIYAVEKVLDKSGLTLEDMDVIELNEAFASQAIATIDELKMDKSKVNPRGGALALGHPLGATGAILLCKAMNYLKDTGGKYGLITMCVGGGMGAACIIEMME from the coding sequence AAAGGTACATTAGCTGCTGCAAATCCTGTTGATTTTGGTGCAGAGGTGCTAAAAGGCGTTGTTAAAAGAGTTCCTCAACTTGATTTAAATGATATTGATGATGTAATTGTAGGATGTGCAATACCTGAAGGGAAAATGGGTTTAAATCCAGCAAGAAATATTGTAATAAGAGCAGGATTCCCAGTTGAAGTTCCAGCTCAGACTGTTAACCGCTTTTGTGCATCGGGTGTACAGGCAGTAGCAATAGGTGCTTCTATGATAATGAGTGGTTTACAGGACGTTGTAATTGCAGGTGGGGTAGAATCCATGTCATGCCCTGTTATTTCAGATAATTCAGCTTATTTAAATGAATGGCTTCTTAATAATACAGATATCTATATGCCCATGGGAATTACAGCTGAAAACGTAGCAGCAAGATGTGGTATAAGCAGAGAGCGTATGGAACAGATGGCTGTTGAAAGCCATGCTAAAGCTGCAGAGGCTGTAGAAAATGGCCTGTTTGATGACGAAATAATTCCTGTTACAGGATATGATAAAGAAGGTAATCCCGTTATATTTAAACGTGATGAATGCTATAGAAAAGGAACAAACATGGAGGTATTGGCTACTTTGAAGCCTTGCTTTAAGGAAGATGGTTTGGTAACGGCTGCCACATCTTCACAAAGAAGTGATGGTGCTTCCTTTGTTGTGTTGATGTCTGAAAAAAAGGCAAAAGAACTTGGAATAAAACCAATTGCAAGTTTTATATCCTTTGCAGTTGAGGGGTTAGACCCGGCATATATGGGATTAGGTCCAATTTATGCAGTTGAGAAAGTTTTAGATAAATCAGGTCTCACTCTTGAAGATATGGATGTAATTGAACTAAATGAAGCTTTTGCATCACAAGCTATTGCAACGATTGATGAACTTAAAATGGATAAGAGTAAAGTTAACCCAAGAGGTGGCGCTCTTGCTCTTGGACATCCATTGGGAGCAACCGGTGCAATATTACTTTGTAAAGCTATGAATTACTTAAAAGACACAGGTGGTAAATATGGCCTTATTACTATGTGTGTCGGTGGAGGAATGGGAGCAGCCTGCATTATAGAAATGATGGAATAG